One part of the Lotus japonicus ecotype B-129 chromosome 2, LjGifu_v1.2 genome encodes these proteins:
- the LOC130739731 gene encoding ninja-family protein AFP3 has translation MKMEKYPRDLLQRFLVSSGGSEKIDNRTQTQTQQHHQGEEEEEEDEGIELHLGLSLGGRFGVDKHAKNQHLVRSSSVVGTMPLLREDSVAASPAYSTLVRSSSLPSETEEEWRKRKKLQTLRRMEAKRRRSEKQRGSKSERDVAGVSSGGGGLEEVEGAGASAITMGLNRLSSSTATPPPFGLPSWGVAGKQVVLGDVLGKGKVGVGFQGLFAQPSSQGSSAESQGGSSSSVSEMDSKPVLGSSSCGEARSPASTQSLQERSNQDAMRSSGPKTEENKIRSSRAEVENLCKKPNPSQNMGRDFGTNPMEDMPCVFTKGDGPNGKRIEGILYKYGKGEEVRIMCVCHGNFLSPAEFVKHAGGGDVAHPLRQIVVNPSGAPFL, from the exons ATGAAGATGGAGAAGTACCCGAGAGATCTGCTTCAGAGATTCCTCGTGTCAAGTGGTGGCAGTGAGAAGATTGATAACAGAACGCAGACACAGACACAGCAACATCATcagggtgaagaagaagaggaggaagatgaagggaTTGAGCTGCACCTGGGACTCTCGTTGGGTGGAAGATTTGGGGTGGACAAGCATGCCAAGAACCAGCACCTTGTGCGCTCTTCCTCCGTTGTGGGGACAATGCCTCTGCTCCGGGAGGATTCCGTGGCGGCGTCGCCGGCGTACTCGACCCTTGTGAGATCTTCATCGCTGCCATCGGAGACTGAGGAGGAGTGGAGGAAGCGGAAGAAGTTGCAGACGCTGCGGAGGATGGAGGCTAAGAGGAGGAGGTCGGAGAAGCAGAGAGGTTCCAAGTCGGAGAGAGATGTCGCCGGCGTGAGTTCCGGTGGTGGTGGTTTGGAGGAAGTGGAGGGTGCAGGTGCAAGTGCAATAACAATGGGGTTGAATAGACTTAGTTCTTCAACGGCGACGCCACCACCGTTTGGGTTGCCGAGTTGGGGTGTGGCGGGAAAGCAAGTTGTTCTTGGTGATGTTTTGGGGAAAGGGAAAGTTGGGGTTGGTTTTCAGGGGTTGTTTGCACAACCATCTTCTCAGGGTTCATCAGCGGAATCCCAAGGGGGAAGCTCCTCATCAGTTTCTGAAATGGACAGCAAGCCTGTTCTAG GATCAAGTAGTTGTGGTGAAGCAAGAAGTCCAGCTAGCACTCAATCCTTACAGGAAAGAAGCAACCAGGATGCTATGCGTTCTTCCGGGCCAAAGACAGAGGAGAACAAGATAAGATCTTCCAGAGCTGAGGTGGAGAATCTATGTAAGAAACCTAATCCTTCCCAAAACATGGGGAGGGATTTTGGGACAAACCCAATGGAAGACATGCCTTGTGTGTTTACAAAAGGGGATGGCCCAAATGGTAAGAGAATTGAGGGAATCTTATATAAATATGGGAAAGGGGAGGAAGTGAGGATAATGTGTGTGTGCCATGGGAACTTTCTGTCTCCTGCAGAGTTTGTTAAGCATGCTGGTGGTGGCGATGTTGCTCACCCACTTAGGCAGATTGTTGTAAACCCTTCTGGTGCTCCCTTTTTGTGA
- the LOC130739732 gene encoding uncharacterized protein LOC130739732 isoform X1, with the protein MLAMSNVTGNEGYIMGWVIEEGKGKKAQSAQMYTVTFAHSIKDSIKDNQGKNSNPEVFYGSGSSSDSERQIDVIDRGESGENASGSKSISASTRRSSSSSLSVSSSEPDAFFGMDALTFTASDASELISKSGKTFVSSSESSAKSETDNSHRVPPSTGQLYNLSYNQKGMSPTASPPMQVMDRSGGYPSRIPSSVFEITTNASEWSVASNESLFSIHLGRNSFPRDNPFLIDELVMPEELTKSGELNVFNQTPPVIVEEIDTARIEDDRENLQSTGTSDEDSKSERKLSNDGNEIKTLHQAAIYKSSKSDLSEFTIGSGSSVPSFVPLKKRSRSACCCSNHSCAHCCYKCPGCKCFSCGWAFCCCWNYRCTSCCGSSVFMKTDIPRHQSFKQDSETTSNACSSCCTCFQSKQVTSKSSCANCCNWFHCFSCPSCPSCSWKTSCPSCSWKTSCACKPSCTWKLSCPRCECCC; encoded by the exons ATGCTGGCCATGAGCAATGTGACTGGGAACGAAGGTTACATAATGGGATG GGTCATTGAAGagggaaagggaaagaaagcacaaagtgcTCAAATGTATACTGTGACATTTGCTCATAGCATAAAAGATAGCATAAAAGATAATCAAGGAAAAAATTCAAATCCTGAGGTGTTTTATGGAAGTGGAAGCAGTAGTGATTCAGAGAGGCAAATAGATGTAATCGATAGAGGTGAAAGTGGTGAGAATGCCAGTGGCTCTAAAAGCATATCGGCCTCAACTAGAAGGTCAAGTTCTTCCTCTTTGTCAGTTTCATCGTCGGAACCGGATGCTTTCTTTGGAATGGATGCATTGACTTTCACCGCTTCTGATGCATCTGAACTTATATCAAAATCTGGGAAAACTTTTGTTTCTAGTAGTGAGAGCTCTGCCAAATCTGAAACTGACAACAGCCATCGAGTTCCCCCGTCGACAGGTCAACTTTACAATCTGTCCTACAACCAAAAGGGTATGTCACCAACGGCAAGCCCCCCTATGCAAGTGATGGATCGATCTGGCGGATATCCTTCTAGGATTCCATCTTCAGTCTTTGAAATAACTACTAATGCATCGGAATGGAGTGTTGCTTCTAATGAATCATTATTTAGCATTCATTTAGGGCGCAATAGTTTCCCAAGAGATAATCCCTTCTTGATTGATGAGTTGGTTATGCCTGAGGAATTGACCAAATCTGGTGAGCTGAATGTGTTTAACCAAACCCCACCAGTTATAGTAGAAGAGATAGACACTGCCAGAATAGAAGATGACAGAGAGAACCTCCAATCAACAGGAACATCAGATGAAGATTCCAAGTCAGAGCGAAAACTCAGCAATGACGGGAACGAAATAAAAACTTTACATCAAGCTGCAATTTACAAGTCGTCCAAGTCCGATTTGTCAGAATTTACTATTGGGAGTGGATCCAGTGTGCCCTCTTTTGTTCCATT AAAAAAGCGCTCACGGTCAGCGTGCTGCTGTTCTAATCATAGCTGTGCGCACTGCTGCTATAAATGTCCAGGCTGCAAGTGTTTTTCGTGTGGCTGGGCGTTCTGCTGCTGTTGGAACTATCGCTGTACAAGTTGCTGTGGCTCCTCTGT TTTTATGAAGACAGATATTCCTCGACATCAATCATTTAAACAAGATTCAGAAACGACTAGCAATGCATGTTCCAGTTGTTGCACTTGTTTCCAATCTAAACAAGTGACTTCTAAATCATCATGTGCCAATTGTTGCAACTGGTTCCATTGCTTTTCTTGTCCTTCTTGTCCTTCTTGTTCGTGGAAGACTTCTTGTCCTTCTTGTTCGTGGAAGACTTCTTGTGCATGTAAGCCTTCTTGTACATGGAAGCTTTCTTGTCCAAGATGCGAATGTTGCTGTTAA
- the LOC130739734 gene encoding magnesium transporter MRS2-5 isoform X2, whose product MEGTQGQYYSSSPPESSLPHDSAGRSYFNGQVSRGPHISGLKKRGHGSRSWIKIDQDGNSETMTLEKATIMRHCSLPSRDLRLLDPMFIYPSTILGREKAIVVNLEEIRCVITADEVFLMNSLDGSVGQYRSELCNRLQKEKSEDLPFEFRALELAVELTCTSLDSQVRDEIEHLMDDDGDMAEMCLTEKRRSDTYLSNDGFQTRTPGTETSKSAPASPERSLSGVQILQRAFSSIANSSKHGSSIGSSDNGERIQPLEMLLEAYFVVIDNTLNKLLSLKEYIDDTEDFINIKLGNIQNRLIQFELLLTAATLVAAVFAAVAGVFGMNFETTVFDYPSGFHWVLVITGIACVALYFSFLFYFRYKKVLPA is encoded by the exons ATGGAAGGAACACAAGGCCAGTATTATTCGTCCAGTCCACCTGAGTCTTCCTTACCTCATGACAGTGCTGGGAGGTCTTACTTCAATGGGCAAGTTAGTCGTGGGCCTCATATATCAGGCTTGAAAAAGAGAGGTCACGGAAGTCGCTCATGGATAAAAATTGATCAGGATGGAAATTCTGAGACCATGACTCTTGAAAAGGCCACTATTATGAGACATTGTTCTTTGCCTTCTAGAGATCTCCGGCTATTGGATCCGATGTTCATATATCCTTCTACAATATTAGGACGGGAGAAGGCTATTGTGGTCAACCTTGAGGAAATCCGGTGTGTAATCACTGCTGATGAGGTCTTCCTAATGAACTCGTTGGATGGTAGTGTTGGTCAGTACAGGTCAGAATTATGCAATCGCCTTCAGAAAGAAAAATCTG AGGATCTACCTTTTGAATTTAGGGCACTGGAGTTGGCTGTGGAATTGACATGCACATCTTTAGATTCTCAG GTTCGTGATGAAATAGAACATCTCATGGATGATGATGGTGACATGGCGGAGATGTGCCTGACCGAGAAAAGGAGATCAGATACTTACCTTTCAAATGATGGTTTCCAGACTCGTACACCAGGTACAGAGACTTCAAAATCCGCTCCTGCTTCACCTGAGCGATCACTTAGTGGGGTCCAGATATTGCAAAGGGCATTCAGCAGTATTGCAAATTCTAGTAAACATGGTAGTTCAATAGGTTCGTCTGATAATGGTGAAAGGATTCAGCCACTGGAAATGTTGCTGGAAGCATACTTCGTCGTCATTGATAATACTCTTAACAAATTATTGTCG CTCAAAGAGTATATTGACGACACAGAAGATTTTATCAACATAAAATTG GGAAATATTCAAAACCGCCTGATACAGTTTGAGTTACTTCTTACAGCAGCTACATTGGTAGCTGCAGTATTTGCTGCTGTGGCAGGAGTATTTGGAATGAACTTTGAAACAACAGTTTTTGACTATCCATCTGGATTCCATTGGGTTTTGGTAATTACTGGGATAGCTTGTGTGGCATTGTATTTCTCCTTCCTATTCTATTTTAGGTACAAGAAAGTGCTTCCAGCTTAA
- the LOC130739734 gene encoding magnesium transporter MRS2-5 isoform X1: protein MEGTQGQYYSSSPPESSLPHDSAGRSYFNGQVSRGPHISGLKKRGHGSRSWIKIDQDGNSETMTLEKATIMRHCSLPSRDLRLLDPMFIYPSTILGREKAIVVNLEEIRCVITADEVFLMNSLDGSVGQYRSELCNRLQKEKSEDLPFEFRALELAVELTCTSLDSQVKDLEMEIYPVLDELASTISTLNLERVRRFKGHLLALTQRVQKVRDEIEHLMDDDGDMAEMCLTEKRRSDTYLSNDGFQTRTPGTETSKSAPASPERSLSGVQILQRAFSSIANSSKHGSSIGSSDNGERIQPLEMLLEAYFVVIDNTLNKLLSLKEYIDDTEDFINIKLGNIQNRLIQFELLLTAATLVAAVFAAVAGVFGMNFETTVFDYPSGFHWVLVITGIACVALYFSFLFYFRYKKVLPA from the exons ATGGAAGGAACACAAGGCCAGTATTATTCGTCCAGTCCACCTGAGTCTTCCTTACCTCATGACAGTGCTGGGAGGTCTTACTTCAATGGGCAAGTTAGTCGTGGGCCTCATATATCAGGCTTGAAAAAGAGAGGTCACGGAAGTCGCTCATGGATAAAAATTGATCAGGATGGAAATTCTGAGACCATGACTCTTGAAAAGGCCACTATTATGAGACATTGTTCTTTGCCTTCTAGAGATCTCCGGCTATTGGATCCGATGTTCATATATCCTTCTACAATATTAGGACGGGAGAAGGCTATTGTGGTCAACCTTGAGGAAATCCGGTGTGTAATCACTGCTGATGAGGTCTTCCTAATGAACTCGTTGGATGGTAGTGTTGGTCAGTACAGGTCAGAATTATGCAATCGCCTTCAGAAAGAAAAATCTG AGGATCTACCTTTTGAATTTAGGGCACTGGAGTTGGCTGTGGAATTGACATGCACATCTTTAGATTCTCAG GTAAAAGATCTGGAAATGGAAATATATCCTGTATTAGATGAACTAGCCTCAACTATCAGTACTCTCAATCTAGAACGTGTTCGAAGATTTAAAGGTCACCTCCTTGCTTTGACTCAGAGAGTTCAGAAG GTTCGTGATGAAATAGAACATCTCATGGATGATGATGGTGACATGGCGGAGATGTGCCTGACCGAGAAAAGGAGATCAGATACTTACCTTTCAAATGATGGTTTCCAGACTCGTACACCAGGTACAGAGACTTCAAAATCCGCTCCTGCTTCACCTGAGCGATCACTTAGTGGGGTCCAGATATTGCAAAGGGCATTCAGCAGTATTGCAAATTCTAGTAAACATGGTAGTTCAATAGGTTCGTCTGATAATGGTGAAAGGATTCAGCCACTGGAAATGTTGCTGGAAGCATACTTCGTCGTCATTGATAATACTCTTAACAAATTATTGTCG CTCAAAGAGTATATTGACGACACAGAAGATTTTATCAACATAAAATTG GGAAATATTCAAAACCGCCTGATACAGTTTGAGTTACTTCTTACAGCAGCTACATTGGTAGCTGCAGTATTTGCTGCTGTGGCAGGAGTATTTGGAATGAACTTTGAAACAACAGTTTTTGACTATCCATCTGGATTCCATTGGGTTTTGGTAATTACTGGGATAGCTTGTGTGGCATTGTATTTCTCCTTCCTATTCTATTTTAGGTACAAGAAAGTGCTTCCAGCTTAA
- the LOC130739732 gene encoding uncharacterized protein LOC130739732 isoform X2, with protein MYTVTFAHSIKDSIKDNQGKNSNPEVFYGSGSSSDSERQIDVIDRGESGENASGSKSISASTRRSSSSSLSVSSSEPDAFFGMDALTFTASDASELISKSGKTFVSSSESSAKSETDNSHRVPPSTGQLYNLSYNQKGMSPTASPPMQVMDRSGGYPSRIPSSVFEITTNASEWSVASNESLFSIHLGRNSFPRDNPFLIDELVMPEELTKSGELNVFNQTPPVIVEEIDTARIEDDRENLQSTGTSDEDSKSERKLSNDGNEIKTLHQAAIYKSSKSDLSEFTIGSGSSVPSFVPLKKRSRSACCCSNHSCAHCCYKCPGCKCFSCGWAFCCCWNYRCTSCCGSSVFMKTDIPRHQSFKQDSETTSNACSSCCTCFQSKQVTSKSSCANCCNWFHCFSCPSCPSCSWKTSCPSCSWKTSCACKPSCTWKLSCPRCECCC; from the exons ATGTATACTGTGACATTTGCTCATAGCATAAAAGATAGCATAAAAGATAATCAAGGAAAAAATTCAAATCCTGAGGTGTTTTATGGAAGTGGAAGCAGTAGTGATTCAGAGAGGCAAATAGATGTAATCGATAGAGGTGAAAGTGGTGAGAATGCCAGTGGCTCTAAAAGCATATCGGCCTCAACTAGAAGGTCAAGTTCTTCCTCTTTGTCAGTTTCATCGTCGGAACCGGATGCTTTCTTTGGAATGGATGCATTGACTTTCACCGCTTCTGATGCATCTGAACTTATATCAAAATCTGGGAAAACTTTTGTTTCTAGTAGTGAGAGCTCTGCCAAATCTGAAACTGACAACAGCCATCGAGTTCCCCCGTCGACAGGTCAACTTTACAATCTGTCCTACAACCAAAAGGGTATGTCACCAACGGCAAGCCCCCCTATGCAAGTGATGGATCGATCTGGCGGATATCCTTCTAGGATTCCATCTTCAGTCTTTGAAATAACTACTAATGCATCGGAATGGAGTGTTGCTTCTAATGAATCATTATTTAGCATTCATTTAGGGCGCAATAGTTTCCCAAGAGATAATCCCTTCTTGATTGATGAGTTGGTTATGCCTGAGGAATTGACCAAATCTGGTGAGCTGAATGTGTTTAACCAAACCCCACCAGTTATAGTAGAAGAGATAGACACTGCCAGAATAGAAGATGACAGAGAGAACCTCCAATCAACAGGAACATCAGATGAAGATTCCAAGTCAGAGCGAAAACTCAGCAATGACGGGAACGAAATAAAAACTTTACATCAAGCTGCAATTTACAAGTCGTCCAAGTCCGATTTGTCAGAATTTACTATTGGGAGTGGATCCAGTGTGCCCTCTTTTGTTCCATT AAAAAAGCGCTCACGGTCAGCGTGCTGCTGTTCTAATCATAGCTGTGCGCACTGCTGCTATAAATGTCCAGGCTGCAAGTGTTTTTCGTGTGGCTGGGCGTTCTGCTGCTGTTGGAACTATCGCTGTACAAGTTGCTGTGGCTCCTCTGT TTTTATGAAGACAGATATTCCTCGACATCAATCATTTAAACAAGATTCAGAAACGACTAGCAATGCATGTTCCAGTTGTTGCACTTGTTTCCAATCTAAACAAGTGACTTCTAAATCATCATGTGCCAATTGTTGCAACTGGTTCCATTGCTTTTCTTGTCCTTCTTGTCCTTCTTGTTCGTGGAAGACTTCTTGTCCTTCTTGTTCGTGGAAGACTTCTTGTGCATGTAAGCCTTCTTGTACATGGAAGCTTTCTTGTCCAAGATGCGAATGTTGCTGTTAA